A DNA window from Brassica napus cultivar Da-Ae chromosome C1, Da-Ae, whole genome shotgun sequence contains the following coding sequences:
- the LOC125580248 gene encoding vacuolar-processing enzyme delta-isozyme-like, producing MSFLGHFQIFLFLYALLLISAQSRKTEHDTESSDDGAEGQRWAVLVAGSKEYENYRHQADICHAYQILRKGGLKDENIIVFMFDDIALNPKNPKRGVIINRPGGEDVYQGVPKDYTGEAVNAENFLNVILGNESGVTGGSGKVVKSGPNDNIFIYYADHGATGFMSMPTGEALYAEDFIKVLERMHLLKRYKKMVIYIEACESGSMFEGLLKTNLNIYAVTASSAEESCSGIYCGYTYPPSPPEYNGLCLGDEFSVSWLEDSELHDMRKETLKQQYQVVKRRTRSSHVCRFGSEELLNDYLVSYIGTNPENKNFSLAALTASQISNLSLVNTREIPLLYLRKKIQNAPVGSPERQEAQKNLIDEMNHRKQIDQNIIEILRLSLNQSNVLDLLTSTRTTGQPLVDDWDCFKTLVKIFKNQCGAKMEYGMKYAGALANICNMGVDVKQHVSTCTSLCPLNCMQKK from the exons ATGTCTTTTCTTGGCCACtttcaaatttttctttttctttatgctTTGCTTCTTATCTCAGCACAATCTCGCAAAACCGAACATGATACTGAATCTAGTGACGATGGTGCAGAAGGACAACGATGGGCGGTTCTAGTGGCTGGTTCTAAAGAATATGAAAACTATAGGCATCag GCTGACATATGCCATGCGTATCAAATACTGCGTAAAGGAGGTCTAAAAGATGAAAACATAATAGTGTTTATGTTTGACGATATTGCCTTAAATCCTAAGAATCCCAAGCGTGGAGTAATCATTAACAGACCCGGGGGAGAGGATGTTTATCAAGGAGTTCCTAAG GACTACACGGGAGAAGCTGTGAATGCAGAGAACTTTTTAAATGTGATACTTGGAAACGAGAGTGGCGTCACAGGAGGAAGTGGAAAAGTTGTGAAAAGTGGTCCGAATGACAATATATTCATCTACTATGCTGACCATGGAGCTACAGGGTTTATGT CGATGCCCACTGGTGAAGCACTCTATGCAGAAGATTTCATCAAAGTCTTGGAGAGGATGCACTTGCTAAAAAGATACAAGAAGATG GTGATATATATTGAAGCTTGTGAATCTGGAAGCATGTTTGAAGGGCTGTTAAAGACAAATCTCAATATATACGCAGTGACTGCTTCTAGTGCAGAAGAGAGCTGCTCTGGTATCTACTGTGGTTATACATATCCTCCTTCTCCTCCTGAGTATAATGGTCTTTGTCTCGGCGACGAATTTAGTGTCTCTTGGCTTGAGGACag CGAACTTCATGACATGAGAAAAGAGACTTTGAAGCAGCAATACCAAGTTGTAAAGAGAAGAACAAGATCTTCTCATGTCTGCCGTTTTGGATCAGAGGAGCTTCTTAATGACTATCTCGTCTCTTACATTGGCACCAATcctgaaaacaaaaacttcaGTCTAGCTGCATTGACCGCCTCACAAATCTCTAACCTAAGCTTGGTCAATACACGTGAGATACCTCTGTTATATCTCCGGAAGAAG ATTCAAAACGCTCCTGTGGGGTCACCTGAAAGACAAGAAGCTCAGAAGAATCTGATTGACGAAATGAATCATAGGAAACAAATCGATCAGAACATTATAGAGATTCTGAGGCTTTCACTTAACCAATCCAATGTGTTAGATCTCTTGACTTCCACAAGAACAACAGGACAACCTCTTGTAGATGATTGGGACTGCTTCAAGACTCTG GTTAAGATTTTCAAGAATCAGTGTGGAGCAAAGATGGAATACGGTATGAAGTATGCAGGAGCACTTGCAAATATTTGCAATATGGGAGTCGATGTGAAGCAACATGTATCAACATGTACAAGCTTGTGCCCATTAAATTGTATGCAAAAAAAGTAA